One Kitasatospora sp. MAP12-44 DNA segment encodes these proteins:
- a CDS encoding S41 family peptidase encodes MSTQPGYLRFPHLHDGLLAFTAEDDVWLAPLDGTRTGRAWRVSCDRTRVSHPRLSPDGATVAWTSSAALTPEVWTAPVEGGEAVRLTYWGSQDTRVRGWTPQGEVLAVTSFHEPFAHYTWAHALPLDGSPGRRQPWGPVRDAQQDAEHTLLLTAAAPHEPAAWKRYRGGATGRLWLDGERLLADLAGHLSSPMLLGGRVAFLADHEGVGNLYSCRLDGSDLRRHTDHASCYAREAATDGRRIVYQHAGDLWLLDSLDAPAPHRLDVPLGGARAGRRPYQVTASRHVNDLVCDATGRAGVVGVRGSLYWLTHRDGPVRALADTPGVRVRLPVLLGHTARIAWVTDAEGEDAIEQVALPGEDAAGRRAEPPRRIASGQLGRVLELAAAPDGRTLAATASDGRLLLVDAEDGTVRELARSAYGPVRGPAFSPDSRWLAWSQPVAGRSLRRIRLVRTDTPEQIVDVTSGRFEDEQPVFTRDGRFLVFLSWRGFDPVHDVHTGDLSFPLGCRPYLVPLAADTPSPFAAPVDGRPAVGGLDPQEAGGDGTVRVDPQELATRLVPFPVIASKYSSPAAVRGGLIWLRWPISGTLGQTFANPTDTSGRPALEHFDLATATRSTLQEQVDGYAVAGDGSALTTFLAGTLKLLPLSSPHNPVTVDLRRITHTVHPAAEWRQAYREAARIVRDQFWDPGLGGLDWPALTEQYAPLLERVATPDDFADLLRELLGELGTSHAYVTPSRRGEGPAPLQQPLGLLGASARRTPDGRWLLQRILPGESSDPRARAPLAGHGVRDGDELLAVAGRPLDPVRGPMPLLAGTGGTTVELTVRSGADGPVRRLAVTPLTDERPIRYQDWVVRRRALVREFSDGLCGYLHIPDLGGSGWAQFNRDLRSELDRPAVVLDVRGNAGGNVSELVLEKLTRRVLGWDFSRGRRPARYPRDAPRGPVVALADEATSSDGDVIITAVKLLGLGPVLGQRTWGGVVGTLGRYPLGDGTQISVPANASWFTGGYGFAVENHGVEPDIAVLRTPADWAAGRNTELAEAVRVALELLRHTPATAPPPPTEPRPDLRRPPLPPR; translated from the coding sequence GTGAGCACTCAGCCGGGTTACCTGCGATTCCCACACCTGCACGACGGCCTGCTCGCGTTCACGGCCGAGGACGACGTCTGGCTCGCGCCGCTGGACGGCACCCGGACCGGCCGCGCCTGGCGGGTCAGCTGCGACCGGACCAGGGTCAGCCACCCGCGGCTCTCCCCCGACGGCGCCACCGTCGCCTGGACCAGCTCGGCCGCGCTGACCCCGGAGGTCTGGACGGCGCCGGTCGAGGGCGGCGAGGCGGTCCGGCTGACGTACTGGGGCAGCCAGGACACCCGGGTGCGCGGCTGGACACCGCAGGGCGAGGTGCTGGCGGTGACCTCGTTCCACGAACCGTTCGCGCACTACACCTGGGCGCACGCGCTGCCGCTGGACGGCTCACCGGGCCGCCGGCAGCCCTGGGGGCCGGTCCGCGACGCGCAGCAGGACGCGGAGCACACCCTGCTGCTGACCGCCGCCGCCCCGCACGAGCCGGCCGCCTGGAAGCGCTACCGCGGCGGCGCCACCGGCCGGCTCTGGCTGGACGGCGAGCGGCTGCTGGCCGACCTCGCGGGCCACCTCTCCTCGCCGATGCTGCTCGGCGGGCGGGTGGCCTTCCTCGCCGACCACGAGGGCGTCGGCAACCTCTACTCCTGCCGGCTGGACGGCAGCGACCTGCGCCGGCACACCGACCACGCGTCCTGCTACGCCCGCGAGGCCGCCACCGACGGCCGGCGGATCGTCTACCAGCACGCCGGCGACCTCTGGCTGCTCGACTCACTGGACGCGCCCGCGCCGCACCGGCTCGACGTGCCGCTCGGCGGCGCGCGGGCGGGCCGGCGCCCGTACCAGGTGACGGCCTCGCGCCACGTCAACGACCTGGTCTGCGACGCCACCGGCCGGGCCGGCGTGGTGGGCGTGCGCGGCAGCCTCTACTGGCTGACCCACCGGGACGGACCGGTCCGGGCGCTCGCCGACACGCCCGGGGTGCGGGTCCGGCTGCCGGTGCTGCTCGGCCACACCGCGCGGATCGCCTGGGTCACCGACGCCGAGGGCGAGGACGCGATCGAGCAGGTCGCGCTGCCCGGCGAGGACGCCGCGGGGCGCCGGGCCGAGCCGCCGCGCCGGATCGCGAGCGGGCAGCTGGGCCGGGTCCTGGAGCTGGCCGCCGCCCCGGACGGCCGCACCCTGGCCGCCACCGCCTCGGACGGGCGGCTGCTGCTGGTCGACGCCGAGGACGGCACGGTCCGCGAGCTGGCCCGCTCGGCGTACGGTCCGGTGCGCGGGCCGGCCTTCTCGCCCGACTCGCGCTGGCTGGCCTGGTCGCAGCCGGTGGCCGGCCGCTCGCTGCGCCGGATCCGGCTGGTGCGCACCGACACACCCGAGCAGATCGTCGACGTCACCAGCGGCCGCTTCGAGGACGAGCAGCCGGTGTTCACCCGCGACGGCCGGTTCCTGGTCTTCCTCTCGTGGCGCGGCTTCGACCCGGTGCACGACGTGCACACCGGCGACCTGTCGTTCCCGCTCGGCTGCCGCCCCTACCTGGTGCCGCTGGCGGCGGACACGCCGTCGCCGTTCGCCGCGCCGGTGGACGGCCGCCCGGCGGTCGGCGGGCTCGACCCGCAGGAGGCCGGCGGCGACGGCACGGTGCGGGTCGACCCGCAGGAACTGGCCACCCGGCTGGTGCCGTTCCCGGTGATCGCCTCCAAGTACTCCTCCCCGGCGGCGGTGCGCGGCGGCCTGATCTGGCTGCGCTGGCCGATCTCGGGGACGCTCGGCCAGACCTTCGCCAACCCCACCGACACCTCCGGGCGCCCGGCGCTGGAGCACTTCGACCTGGCCACCGCCACCCGCAGCACGCTGCAGGAGCAGGTCGACGGGTACGCGGTGGCCGGCGACGGCAGCGCGCTGACCACCTTCCTGGCCGGCACCCTCAAGCTGCTGCCGCTCTCCTCGCCGCACAACCCGGTCACCGTCGACCTGCGCCGGATCACGCACACCGTGCACCCCGCCGCCGAGTGGCGCCAGGCCTACCGGGAGGCGGCCCGGATCGTCCGCGACCAGTTCTGGGACCCGGGCCTCGGCGGCCTGGACTGGCCGGCGCTGACCGAGCAGTACGCGCCGCTGCTGGAGCGCGTCGCGACCCCCGACGACTTCGCCGACCTGCTGCGCGAACTCCTCGGCGAGCTGGGCACCTCGCACGCGTATGTGACGCCCTCGCGGCGCGGCGAGGGCCCGGCTCCGCTGCAGCAGCCGCTCGGACTGCTCGGCGCCTCGGCCCGCCGGACGCCCGACGGGCGCTGGCTGCTGCAGCGGATCCTGCCCGGCGAGTCCTCCGACCCGCGCGCCCGCGCCCCGCTGGCCGGCCACGGCGTGCGCGACGGCGACGAGTTGCTCGCGGTGGCCGGGCGACCGCTGGACCCGGTGCGTGGCCCAATGCCGCTGCTGGCCGGCACCGGCGGCACCACGGTCGAACTCACCGTCCGCAGCGGCGCGGACGGGCCGGTGCGCCGCCTCGCGGTGACCCCGCTGACCGACGAGCGGCCGATCCGCTACCAGGACTGGGTGGTGCGACGGCGGGCGCTGGTACGGGAGTTCAGCGACGGGCTGTGCGGCTATCTGCACATCCCGGATCTCGGCGGCTCCGGCTGGGCCCAGTTCAACCGCGACCTGCGCAGCGAACTCGACCGCCCCGCCGTGGTGTTGGACGTCCGCGGGAACGCCGGCGGCAACGTCTCCGAACTCGTCCTGGAGAAACTCACCCGCCGGGTGCTCGGTTGGGACTTCAGCCGCGGCCGCCGCCCGGCGCGCTACCCGCGCGACGCGCCGCGCGGCCCGGTGGTCGCACTGGCCGACGAGGCGACCAGCTCGGATGGCGATGTCATCATCACCGCGGTCAAACTCCTGGGCCTGGGACCGGTGTTGGGCCAGCGCACCTGGGGCGGCGTGGTCGGCACGCTGGGCCGCTACCCGCTCGGCGACGGGACCCAGATCTCGGTACCCGCCAACGCCTCCTGGTTCACCGGGGGTTACGGCTTCGCGGTGGAGAACCACGGGGTGGAGCCGGACATCGCGGTGCTGCGCACCCCCGCCGACTGGGCGGCCGGGCGCAACACCGAGCTGGCGGAGGCCGTCCGCGTCGCCCTGGAACTACTGCGCCACACCCCCGCCACCGCACCCCCGCCCCCCACCGAACCCCGCCCCGACCTGCGTCGCCCCCCGCTACCACCACGCTGA
- a CDS encoding type II toxin-antitoxin system RelE/ParE family toxin: protein MTYGIVWEPEALAVAQKYAAGDRAGIQQVFQAVDLLADNPRPAGAFTVGVSGIYRIQVGFYRVQYEVHDQTVTVTVFHLGRA from the coding sequence GTGACCTACGGCATCGTCTGGGAGCCCGAGGCATTGGCCGTGGCGCAGAAGTACGCGGCCGGCGATCGGGCAGGGATCCAGCAGGTCTTCCAGGCTGTCGACCTGCTCGCTGACAACCCCCGTCCGGCGGGTGCCTTCACGGTCGGGGTCAGCGGGATCTACCGCATTCAGGTCGGCTTCTACCGTGTCCAGTACGAGGTCCACGACCAGACGGTCACGGTCACCGTCTTCCACCTCGGCCGGGCCTGA
- a CDS encoding type II toxin-antitoxin system Phd/YefM family antitoxin, whose amino-acid sequence MDTYPITEARNKLGALARQVSAEQKRIALSDRGQTMAVLISPAELEELEYHRATAEYLARKARGETGPSVPHDEARRQVLGEAS is encoded by the coding sequence ATGGACACCTATCCGATCACCGAGGCCCGCAACAAGCTGGGGGCCCTGGCGCGGCAGGTCAGCGCCGAACAGAAGCGCATCGCCCTCTCGGACCGGGGCCAGACCATGGCCGTCCTGATCAGTCCGGCCGAGCTGGAGGAGCTGGAGTACCACCGGGCCACCGCGGAGTACCTGGCGCGCAAGGCACGCGGCGAGACCGGGCCGAGTGTTCCGCACGATGAGGCCCGCCGCCAGGTTCTCGGAGAGGCTTCGTGA
- a CDS encoding phospholipase C, phosphocholine-specific — protein sequence MTELSRRKFMALSASAAASAAVVGTVGATTVPSTTLTSTGTITDVQHIVILMQENRSFDHYFGMLQGVRGFADRSAIQIAGGYSVFNQPNGSGRQYPWAFSATSPAGGADPERLAQCNGDLSHAWSDQHAAWNNGKMDSWVSAKGNVRALGHLGRADIPFHYALADNYTVCDAYHCSILSATGPNRTYHWSGWIDPAGSAGGPAYDGGDESGLRWQTYAEALQSAGVSWKVYQNASDNFGDNALAYFSQFANAPAGSALATQGMGSVPSTGNTPVDIAAAIKADVLNGTLPQVSWVVADQGSSEHPYATPEDGAHFVHMVVDALNADPNVYNSSILFLNYDENDGFFDHVPPPVAPSGTAGETYNGTPIGLGFRVPMIAVSPWSRGGWVNSETFDHTSVLRFLETWTAAIGKPATCPNISAWRRKVCGDLTSVFDFANPVYDLPALPDTSATIGLSACGPLPNPAPANNALPVQESGTRPARALPYQPNANLDHLEFDANGKTLVWLSFANQGAAATKSAHFAAYANAYRSGGPWQYTVDPGSATSDYFNVGTGYGNGAYDLSVTGPNRFLRRFTGNTTKAGKNAAVAASYAIEPGSGQLAVYFKMANSAASTLTFTIAANNYRTDGPWTYHVPAGGNVSDYFNAVADTNGWYDFTVTVDADTTWSQRFSGHLETGTPSITG from the coding sequence ATGACAGAGCTGAGCCGCAGAAAGTTCATGGCGTTGTCGGCGAGCGCGGCGGCGAGTGCGGCCGTGGTCGGGACGGTCGGTGCCACCACCGTCCCCAGCACCACGCTCACCAGCACGGGCACCATCACCGACGTCCAGCACATCGTGATCCTGATGCAGGAGAACCGCAGCTTCGACCACTACTTCGGCATGCTGCAGGGTGTGCGGGGCTTCGCCGACCGCAGCGCGATCCAGATCGCCGGCGGCTACTCGGTCTTCAACCAGCCCAACGGCTCCGGCCGCCAGTACCCGTGGGCGTTCAGCGCCACCAGCCCGGCCGGCGGCGCCGACCCCGAGCGCCTCGCGCAGTGCAACGGCGACCTCTCGCACGCCTGGAGCGACCAGCACGCGGCCTGGAACAACGGCAAGATGGACTCCTGGGTCTCGGCCAAGGGCAACGTCCGCGCGCTGGGCCACCTCGGGCGCGCCGACATCCCGTTCCACTACGCGCTGGCCGACAACTACACCGTCTGCGACGCCTACCACTGCTCGATCCTGAGCGCCACCGGCCCCAACCGCACCTACCACTGGAGCGGGTGGATCGACCCGGCCGGCAGCGCGGGCGGCCCGGCCTACGACGGCGGCGACGAGTCCGGCCTGCGCTGGCAGACCTACGCCGAGGCGCTGCAGAGCGCCGGGGTGAGCTGGAAGGTCTACCAGAACGCCTCCGACAACTTCGGCGACAACGCCCTGGCCTACTTCAGCCAGTTCGCCAACGCGCCGGCCGGCAGCGCGCTCGCCACCCAGGGCATGGGCTCGGTGCCGAGCACCGGCAACACCCCGGTCGACATCGCCGCCGCGATCAAGGCCGACGTGCTGAACGGCACCCTCCCGCAGGTCTCCTGGGTGGTCGCCGACCAGGGCTCCTCCGAGCACCCGTACGCCACGCCCGAGGACGGCGCGCACTTCGTGCACATGGTGGTCGACGCGCTGAACGCCGACCCCAATGTCTACAACTCCTCGATCCTCTTCCTGAACTACGACGAGAACGACGGCTTCTTCGACCACGTCCCGCCGCCGGTCGCCCCCTCCGGCACCGCGGGCGAGACCTACAACGGCACCCCGATCGGCCTGGGCTTCCGGGTCCCGATGATCGCCGTCTCGCCGTGGAGCCGCGGTGGCTGGGTCAACTCCGAGACCTTCGACCACACTTCGGTGCTTCGTTTCCTGGAGACCTGGACCGCCGCGATCGGTAAGCCGGCCACCTGCCCCAATATCAGCGCCTGGCGCCGCAAGGTCTGCGGTGACCTCACCTCGGTCTTCGACTTCGCCAACCCGGTCTACGACCTGCCCGCGCTGCCCGACACCTCGGCCACCATCGGTCTGTCCGCCTGCGGCCCGCTGCCCAACCCGGCGCCGGCGAACAACGCGCTGCCCGTCCAGGAGTCCGGCACCCGTCCGGCCCGCGCGCTGCCGTACCAGCCGAACGCCAACCTGGACCACCTGGAGTTCGACGCCAACGGCAAGACGCTGGTCTGGCTCTCCTTCGCCAACCAGGGCGCCGCGGCCACCAAGTCGGCGCACTTCGCCGCGTACGCCAACGCCTACCGCAGCGGCGGCCCCTGGCAGTACACGGTGGACCCGGGCAGTGCCACCAGCGACTACTTCAATGTCGGCACCGGCTACGGCAATGGCGCCTACGACCTGAGCGTCACCGGCCCCAACCGCTTCCTGCGCCGCTTCACCGGCAACACCACCAAGGCCGGCAAGAACGCCGCCGTCGCTGCCAGCTACGCCATCGAGCCGGGCAGCGGGCAGCTCGCCGTCTACTTCAAGATGGCCAACAGCGCCGCCAGCACGCTCACCTTCACCATCGCCGCCAACAACTACCGCACCGACGGCCCGTGGACGTACCACGTGCCGGCCGGCGGAAACGTCAGCGACTACTTCAACGCGGTCGCTGACACCAACGGCTGGTACGACTTCACCGTCACCGTCGACGCGGACACCACCTGGTCCCAGCGCTTCTCCGGCCACCTGGAAACCGGCACCCCGAGCATCACCGGCTGA
- a CDS encoding pentapeptide repeat-containing protein: MIEAPAVPQQLADLPYAHLLQPHRGPLSRDARYDTVHFDGGQYDGAQAGGATFLECAFTGVSITEARLRQARFNEVWLDGCRWVATDLAESEWQDATVQAGLLAGIAAYGSQLRRLTVRQCKLEAINLRGAVLREVVFEDCQLKDIDFGGAKLTEVSFPGSSLEEVRFGGATLKKVDLRGATRLGLPDGHEGLRGAVISSAQLFELAPQFAQALGVQVKDA; this comes from the coding sequence GTGATCGAGGCCCCCGCCGTGCCCCAGCAGCTCGCCGACCTGCCGTACGCCCATCTGCTCCAGCCGCACCGCGGCCCGCTCAGCCGGGACGCCCGCTACGACACCGTGCACTTCGACGGTGGGCAGTACGACGGCGCCCAGGCGGGCGGGGCGACCTTCCTGGAGTGCGCGTTCACCGGTGTCTCGATCACCGAGGCCCGGTTGCGCCAGGCCCGCTTCAACGAGGTCTGGCTGGACGGCTGCCGCTGGGTGGCGACCGACCTGGCCGAGAGCGAGTGGCAGGACGCCACCGTGCAGGCCGGCCTGCTGGCCGGGATCGCCGCCTACGGCTCGCAGCTGCGCCGGCTGACGGTGCGCCAGTGCAAGCTGGAGGCGATCAACCTGCGCGGCGCAGTGCTGCGCGAAGTGGTTTTCGAGGACTGCCAGTTGAAGGACATCGACTTCGGTGGCGCGAAGCTCACCGAGGTCTCCTTCCCCGGCAGTTCGCTGGAGGAGGTGCGGTTCGGCGGGGCCACCCTGAAGAAGGTCGACCTGCGCGGCGCCACCCGGCTCGGCCTCCCCGACGGCCACGAGGGCCTGCGCGGCGCCGTCATCTCCTCAGCTCAACTCTTCGAGCTGGCACCGCAGTTCGCGCAGGCACTGGGTGTCCAGGTGAAGGACGCCTGA
- a CDS encoding low temperature requirement protein A, protein MTAGPAPATPADPVVRRMVRRSRAEAHRASTPLELFFDLCFVVAVGQAGRQLALALGEGHLRVALVGYVFSFFAVWWAWMNFTWFASAYDCDDVPYRITTLVQITGVLILAAGIPRLFTGGGYGLSVAGYVVMRLAMVTQWLRAAQGESGAARTMARRYAAGITLVQLGWVLLLLVPHTVTPYLIPLGVLAELAVPALAERSVQTSWHPGHISERYGLFTLIVLGETVSAATVAVQAAVDEHEALGKLVPIAIGGILLCFSAWWIYFARPVHEHLRSNRQAFLWGYGHYLIFGSAAAIGAGLEVAVEYAVGAAHISATAATAAVTVPGALYLFTVWALHSRHTKTGTAQWVLPLASLAVLACTALGESGVLATGLVATAAVAVGVWLHARPAS, encoded by the coding sequence ATGACCGCAGGACCCGCCCCCGCCACGCCCGCGGATCCGGTGGTGCGCCGCATGGTGCGCCGCAGCCGGGCGGAGGCGCACCGGGCGTCCACCCCGCTGGAGCTCTTCTTCGACCTCTGCTTCGTGGTCGCGGTCGGCCAGGCCGGCCGGCAGCTGGCGTTGGCGCTCGGCGAGGGGCACCTGCGGGTGGCGCTGGTCGGCTATGTGTTCAGCTTCTTCGCCGTGTGGTGGGCCTGGATGAACTTCACCTGGTTCGCCTCGGCCTATGACTGCGACGACGTCCCGTACCGGATCACCACCCTGGTGCAGATCACCGGCGTGCTGATCCTGGCGGCCGGCATCCCGCGGCTCTTCACGGGCGGCGGCTACGGGCTGTCGGTGGCCGGTTATGTGGTGATGCGCCTGGCGATGGTGACGCAGTGGCTGCGCGCCGCGCAGGGGGAGAGCGGCGCGGCGCGGACGATGGCGCGGCGCTACGCGGCCGGGATCACGCTGGTGCAGCTGGGCTGGGTGCTGTTGCTGCTGGTGCCCCACACGGTGACGCCGTACCTGATCCCGCTGGGCGTGCTGGCCGAGTTGGCGGTGCCGGCGCTGGCCGAGCGGTCGGTGCAGACCAGCTGGCACCCCGGGCACATCTCCGAGCGCTACGGGCTCTTCACCCTGATCGTGCTCGGTGAGACGGTCTCGGCGGCCACCGTCGCCGTGCAGGCGGCCGTCGACGAGCACGAGGCGCTGGGCAAGCTGGTGCCGATCGCGATCGGCGGCATCCTGCTCTGCTTCTCCGCGTGGTGGATCTACTTCGCCCGCCCGGTGCACGAGCACCTGCGCTCCAACCGGCAGGCCTTCCTCTGGGGTTATGGGCACTATCTGATCTTCGGATCGGCGGCGGCGATCGGCGCGGGACTGGAGGTCGCCGTCGAGTACGCGGTCGGCGCCGCGCACATCTCCGCCACCGCCGCCACCGCCGCGGTGACCGTGCCCGGTGCGCTCTACCTCTTCACGGTCTGGGCGCTGCACTCCCGGCACACCAAGACCGGCACCGCCCAGTGGGTGCTGCCGCTCGCCTCGCTGGCCGTGCTGGCTTGTACGGCGCTCGGCGAGTCCGGCGTACTGGCCACCGGGCTGGTCGCCACCGCTGCGGTTGCCGTCGGGGTCTGGCTGCACGCCCGGCCCGCGTCCTGA